From Acidobacteriota bacterium, a single genomic window includes:
- a CDS encoding Gfo/Idh/MocA family oxidoreductase, protein MKTQDTYRGDSVSPRLRFALIGAGGIAQAYAQAFAQSECCELVAVADVRSEAAQALAEITGGKAYDDYKTLAGNETLDAVIVATPPKSHPEIACYFLERGTPVLCEKPLCLTVAEAETMISTAEKSNVLFTMASKFRYCDDVIKAKGIVASGILGDVIQFENAFTAKVDMSKRWNSDAEISGGGVLIDNGTHSVDIIRYFLGPIDAVLAVDAGGTQDLAVDENVKMFAKTKNGVTASVDLTWGINKELPYFISIYGNGGTLHIGWRESKYKLNSSPDWTVFGSGYDKVASFKGKIENFSKTLRGREDLLIKPADALASVQVIEAAYKSLKQNLWQPVIELNNVAAR, encoded by the coding sequence ATGAAAACACAAGATACATACCGCGGCGACTCCGTGTCGCCGCGTCTCCGCTTCGCCTTGATCGGCGCCGGCGGAATCGCTCAGGCATATGCGCAGGCGTTTGCGCAAAGCGAGTGCTGCGAACTGGTCGCGGTTGCGGACGTACGCTCGGAAGCCGCGCAGGCGCTGGCGGAAATCACCGGCGGCAAGGCTTACGATGATTACAAAACATTGGCCGGAAACGAGACGCTCGATGCGGTGATCGTCGCAACGCCGCCGAAATCGCATCCGGAGATCGCCTGTTATTTTCTCGAGCGCGGCACCCCCGTTTTGTGCGAAAAACCGCTGTGCCTGACCGTTGCCGAAGCCGAAACGATGATCTCGACGGCAGAGAAATCGAACGTTCTGTTCACGATGGCGTCGAAATTCCGATATTGCGATGACGTCATCAAGGCCAAAGGGATAGTCGCCTCGGGAATCCTCGGGGACGTGATCCAATTTGAGAACGCGTTTACGGCGAAAGTCGATATGTCGAAACGTTGGAACTCCGATGCGGAGATCTCCGGCGGCGGCGTGCTGATCGACAACGGTACGCATTCGGTCGACATCATCCGTTATTTCCTCGGTCCGATCGACGCCGTTCTCGCCGTCGATGCGGGCGGCACGCAGGACCTGGCGGTCGACGAGAACGTCAAGATGTTCGCGAAAACGAAAAACGGAGTTACGGCGAGCGTCGATCTGACGTGGGGCATCAATAAAGAACTGCCCTATTTCATCAGCATTTACGGAAACGGCGGAACGCTCCACATCGGTTGGCGAGAATCGAAGTACAAACTCAACTCGTCGCCCGACTGGACGGTTTTCGGTTCCGGCTACGACAAGGTAGCGTCTTTCAAAGGCAAGATCGAGAACTTCTCCAAAACGCTTCGCGGACGGGAAGATCTTCTGATCAAACCCGCCGACGCGCTTGCCTCGGTTCAGGTGATCGAAGCGGCGTACAAATCGTTGAAGCAAAATCTCTGGCAGCCGGTGATTGAGTTGAACAACGTCGCGGCGAGATAG
- a CDS encoding glycosyltransferase family 39 protein yields the protein MNRRLTYILAAIFVIGAAVRLADVLRPIERSLWRESDVGAVARNFATESLNIFYPRIDWRGTSPGYAEMEFPLYPFIIAVTYKLFGVNDVLGRVWALAFSLLTLLVFFKLAREYLDGPGLVAAAAFFAFNPLIVEFSTSIQPEGLMLLFYLASVLFFVRWIDRERDGDFAWAALFTALALLAKMTAGHIGLLFAFWLLRKHGFGVLSRWRVWIFGAVSLVPAAVWYIHAKGLWKAYGNSLGVSNEYHWIGADFFTNPYFLKGILGSEIFWVWSLGGFIIGSFALIVAFRERAVRDALVWTAACFIFYIIAARTAADDWAAYYHIFSVPPAALLFGAGIRELIRFAGRFADNFSANSGLVNLSKVALMLAFAFVALIVFAVDVRQIRARFLENRVTDPSYVCATRIKPLIAEPGLILASGDRCFDPDGYEVAYNASFMFYWLDRKGFNVCVEEQSVAKVRSIAGDGAKYMVGQRYYMKQKPGFEEALRREFPVVAECDEIVVFDLRK from the coding sequence GTGAACCGACGACTTACGTATATCTTGGCGGCGATTTTTGTGATCGGGGCCGCAGTTCGTCTCGCGGATGTGCTGCGGCCGATCGAAAGGTCGTTGTGGCGGGAATCGGACGTCGGCGCGGTCGCGCGGAATTTTGCGACCGAGTCGTTGAACATCTTCTATCCGCGAATCGACTGGCGCGGAACGTCGCCGGGTTACGCCGAAATGGAGTTTCCACTTTACCCTTTCATCATCGCGGTGACCTACAAGTTGTTCGGTGTCAACGACGTTTTAGGTCGCGTCTGGGCGTTGGCCTTCTCGCTTTTGACGTTGTTGGTCTTCTTCAAACTTGCACGCGAATACCTCGACGGTCCGGGCCTCGTCGCCGCGGCCGCGTTTTTTGCCTTCAATCCGTTGATCGTCGAATTTTCGACATCGATTCAGCCGGAAGGGTTGATGTTGCTCTTTTACCTTGCGAGCGTATTGTTCTTCGTACGGTGGATCGACCGCGAGCGCGACGGAGATTTCGCCTGGGCTGCGCTTTTTACGGCGTTGGCGCTGCTCGCAAAAATGACGGCGGGCCATATCGGACTTCTGTTCGCGTTTTGGCTTTTGCGAAAGCACGGATTCGGAGTTCTTTCGCGCTGGCGGGTTTGGATCTTCGGCGCGGTCAGCCTGGTTCCGGCGGCGGTCTGGTACATTCACGCCAAAGGACTCTGGAAAGCATACGGAAACTCGCTCGGCGTTTCGAACGAATATCACTGGATCGGCGCTGATTTTTTTACGAATCCTTATTTTCTCAAGGGGATTTTGGGTTCCGAGATCTTCTGGGTTTGGTCCTTGGGCGGATTCATCATCGGATCATTCGCCCTGATCGTCGCGTTTCGCGAACGCGCTGTCCGCGATGCGCTGGTTTGGACCGCGGCCTGTTTCATCTTTTACATTATCGCGGCGCGAACCGCGGCCGACGATTGGGCGGCGTATTATCACATTTTCTCGGTTCCGCCGGCGGCGCTCCTTTTCGGGGCCGGAATTCGCGAATTGATTCGTTTTGCGGGCCGCTTCGCGGATAATTTCAGTGCCAATTCGGGCTTGGTGAATTTGTCAAAGGTCGCCTTGATGCTTGCATTTGCGTTCGTGGCGCTGATCGTCTTTGCTGTGGATGTGCGCCAGATCCGCGCCCGGTTTCTCGAAAACCGCGTCACTGATCCGAGCTACGTATGCGCTACAAGGATCAAACCGCTAATTGCCGAACCGGGATTGATCCTCGCCTCTGGCGACCGTTGCTTTGATCCCGACGGTTACGAGGTTGCGTACAATGCGTCGTTTATGTTCTATTGGCTGGACCGCAAGGGATTCAATGTTTGCGTCGAAGAACAGTCGGTCGCGAAAGTCCGTTCGATCGCCGGCGATGGCGCGAAGTATATGGTCGGACAAAGGTATTATATGAAACAAAAACCGGGATTCGAGGAAGCGCTTCGGCGCGAGTTTC
- a CDS encoding N-acetyltransferase → MPKIHPTAIIEDNVAIGEGTSVWDNVHIRHGASIGEQCIVGEKSYIAYDVRIGDRVKINAMVYICAEVTIEDGVMISASTTFTNDRFPRATFPDLKTLRPSEPDEHTLKTLVREGVTIGAGCTIGNDLEIGRWAMVGMGSLVTRSVPDFHLVIGSPARSIGAVCKCGQLFHRFDGDSKRVERACECGLEYMIDDQKVREIEE, encoded by the coding sequence ATGCCCAAAATTCATCCGACAGCAATCATCGAAGACAACGTCGCCATCGGCGAAGGCACGAGCGTTTGGGACAACGTCCATATCCGTCACGGTGCGTCGATCGGCGAGCAATGCATCGTCGGTGAAAAATCTTACATCGCCTACGACGTGAGGATCGGCGATCGGGTCAAGATCAACGCGATGGTCTATATTTGCGCCGAGGTGACGATCGAAGACGGCGTGATGATCTCGGCCTCGACCACGTTTACCAACGACCGTTTCCCGCGCGCGACGTTTCCCGACCTGAAAACGCTGCGGCCGTCCGAACCTGACGAGCACACGCTGAAGACTCTCGTTCGTGAAGGCGTGACGATCGGTGCCGGGTGCACGATCGGCAACGATCTCGAAATCGGGCGCTGGGCGATGGTTGGAATGGGCTCGCTCGTCACCAGATCGGTGCCGGATTTTCATCTCGTCATCGGCAGTCCGGCGCGCTCGATCGGAGCCGTCTGCAAATGCGGACAACTGTTTCATAGGTTCGACGGCGACTCGAAGCGAGTTGAAAGGGCTTGCGAATGCGGTCTCGAATATATGATCGATGACCAGAAGGTGCGCGAAATAGAGGAGTGA
- a CDS encoding NAD(P)/FAD-dependent oxidoreductase, with protein MVEQKPQIQTEESAIAVVGSGFLGLTTALRLSEAGHRVTVLEAAPEIGGLASAWRIGDVVWDRHYHVTLLSDSFTRKIASEIGLGDEFEWVETKTGFYTGGELYSMSNTLEFLRFPPLGPVSKLRLGGTIFFASRVKDWKALEKVSVEDWLTRLSGRKTFDKMWRPLLKAKLGEAYKETSAAFIWATIQRMYAARNSGLKREMFGYVRGGYGRVLERFGQVLRERGVEIKLAAKVTEVRRSESGEWTVALDDPESDVPMPRFSQVILTCPSNVAAKIAPQLSGDEKSKLRGVEYQGIVCASALLKKSISPYYVTNITDETPFTGIIEMSALVDKKEFGGNALVYLPKYVAPDDELFERSDAEIEETFIAALERMYPHFSRGDVIEFKVSRVRQVFPLPILNYSEKLPPIATSLDGLFIVNSSQITNGTLNVNETIQLAERFCSEFRLQEVRAA; from the coding sequence ATGGTTGAACAAAAGCCCCAAATCCAGACTGAAGAATCCGCGATCGCGGTCGTGGGATCCGGTTTTCTGGGTCTCACGACCGCACTGCGGTTGTCCGAAGCGGGACATCGCGTAACGGTCCTCGAAGCGGCGCCGGAAATCGGCGGTTTGGCGAGCGCGTGGCGGATCGGCGACGTCGTCTGGGACCGGCATTATCACGTAACCCTATTGTCTGATTCGTTTACGCGGAAGATCGCAAGCGAGATCGGTCTCGGAGATGAATTTGAGTGGGTCGAGACGAAGACCGGGTTTTACACCGGCGGCGAACTCTATTCGATGTCGAACACGCTTGAATTCCTCCGCTTTCCGCCGCTCGGGCCGGTCAGCAAATTAAGGCTCGGCGGGACGATCTTTTTCGCCTCGCGGGTGAAGGATTGGAAGGCCCTCGAAAAGGTCAGTGTCGAAGATTGGCTGACGCGGCTTTCCGGCCGCAAAACGTTCGACAAGATGTGGCGGCCGCTGCTTAAAGCAAAACTCGGCGAGGCCTACAAGGAAACAAGCGCGGCATTCATCTGGGCGACGATCCAACGGATGTACGCGGCGCGGAATTCAGGTTTGAAACGGGAAATGTTCGGCTACGTCCGCGGCGGTTACGGCCGCGTCCTTGAACGTTTCGGCCAGGTCCTGCGGGAACGCGGAGTCGAGATCAAACTCGCCGCGAAGGTTACGGAAGTTCGGAGATCGGAATCCGGCGAATGGACCGTCGCTCTCGACGATCCGGAATCCGATGTTCCGATGCCGAGATTCTCTCAAGTGATTCTTACCTGTCCGTCGAACGTTGCCGCGAAGATCGCGCCGCAGTTGAGCGGCGATGAGAAATCGAAACTTAGAGGCGTCGAATATCAGGGAATCGTTTGCGCTTCGGCTTTGTTGAAGAAATCGATCTCGCCGTATTATGTGACGAACATTACCGATGAAACGCCGTTTACGGGCATTATCGAAATGTCGGCCCTGGTCGATAAAAAGGAGTTTGGCGGAAACGCGCTCGTTTATCTGCCGAAGTATGTCGCGCCGGATGATGAATTGTTCGAAAGGTCGGACGCGGAGATCGAAGAGACTTTCATCGCCGCGCTCGAGCGGATGTATCCGCATTTTTCGCGCGGCGACGTCATCGAATTCAAGGTCTCTCGCGTGCGGCAGGTCTTTCCGCTGCCGATCTTGAATTATTCGGAGAAACTGCCGCCGATCGCGACATCGCTCGACGGATTGTTTATCGTCAATTCGTCGCAGATCACGAACGGCACGCTGAACGTGAACGAGACGATTCAACTGGCGGAGAGGTTTTGCTCGGAGTTCCGACTTCAGGAGGTGCGGGCCGCCTGA
- a CDS encoding decaprenyl-phosphate phosphoribosyltransferase has translation MGTVRTEVRSGLRATLTALMIELRPMEWSKNLLVFSGLIFSRSLTDAHNVAISFAGFLLFSCASSGVYLFNDLCDIKEDREHPVKRHRPLASGALDLNLARIVMILLFAAATAGALWLSHGFAVIIGVYLATCLAYSIKLKDIVILDVILIASGFVLRAISGAIIINVDVSEWLVLCTSMVALLVGFGKRRHELVLLAETAESHRRSLSDYSIGFLDSIMNICAGAAVLTYALYTRAEQTVERVGSRGMLLTLPFVVYGVFRYLFLIHKREAGGDPVQILFRDRPTMLNLLLWVLAAGLVIYLPKLL, from the coding sequence ATGGGCACAGTTCGAACCGAGGTCAGATCAGGATTGCGCGCCACGCTCACGGCGCTGATGATCGAACTGCGTCCGATGGAATGGTCCAAGAATCTTCTCGTCTTTTCGGGATTGATATTCTCGAGGTCGCTGACCGATGCGCACAACGTCGCGATCAGTTTCGCCGGTTTCCTGCTTTTTTCCTGCGCGAGCAGCGGCGTTTACCTTTTTAACGATCTTTGCGACATCAAGGAAGACCGCGAACACCCGGTCAAGCGGCACCGTCCGCTCGCCTCGGGCGCGCTCGACCTGAATCTGGCGCGCATCGTGATGATCCTGCTCTTTGCCGCCGCGACCGCCGGCGCGCTTTGGTTGAGCCACGGTTTCGCCGTCATCATCGGCGTCTATCTCGCAACTTGCCTTGCTTACTCGATCAAGTTGAAGGACATTGTGATCCTTGACGTGATCCTGATCGCTTCCGGGTTCGTGCTTCGCGCTATTTCCGGTGCGATCATCATCAATGTCGACGTTTCCGAATGGCTCGTTCTCTGCACCTCGATGGTCGCGCTGCTGGTCGGCTTCGGAAAGCGCCGCCACGAACTGGTGTTGCTCGCAGAGACCGCCGAGAGCCACCGGCGGAGTTTGAGCGATTACTCGATCGGCTTTCTCGATTCGATAATGAACATTTGTGCCGGTGCGGCGGTGTTGACCTATGCGCTTTATACTCGCGCCGAACAAACGGTCGAGCGCGTCGGCTCGCGCGGGATGCTTCTGACACTCCCATTCGTTGTTTACGGCGTCTTTCGGTATCTATTTCTGATACACAAGCGCGAGGCGGGCGGCGATCCGGTCCAGATACTTTTTCGCGACCGTCCGACAATGTTGAATTTGCTTCTGTGGGTCTTGGCGGCGGGACTCGTGATCTACTTGCCGAAATTGCTGTGA
- a CDS encoding polysaccharide deacetylase family protein, with the protein MIASLSLDLDNKWSYMKTHGDAGWENFPSYLDVCVPRVLEFLKQRDLKITFFIVGQDAALDKNREALARISAAGHEIGNHSFRHEPWLHLYSKQELIEEFEKTESALEAVAGVRPVGFRGPGYSLSPTVLEVLAERGYEYDCSTLPTYIAPLARAYYFFRSPEMSDEEREKRKKLFGKFSDGFQSLKPYRWKIGERSITEIPVTTLPLFKTPVHASYLIYLSTFSKFAARAYWRTALAMCKATGTEPSLLLHPLDFLSGEDAPELKFFPAMDLAIEKKLEFVSEMLESYTNSFSVTTMREHARVASERDLRVRYE; encoded by the coding sequence ATGATTGCAAGTTTAAGTTTGGACCTCGATAACAAGTGGTCCTATATGAAAACTCACGGAGACGCCGGGTGGGAGAATTTCCCGTCGTATCTCGACGTGTGCGTTCCGCGGGTACTTGAGTTTTTGAAACAACGCGATTTGAAAATCACGTTCTTCATCGTCGGCCAGGACGCGGCGCTCGACAAAAATCGCGAGGCTCTGGCTCGGATCTCCGCGGCCGGGCACGAGATCGGCAATCACAGCTTTCGCCACGAGCCGTGGCTGCATCTTTATTCGAAACAAGAACTTATCGAAGAATTCGAGAAGACGGAATCGGCGCTCGAAGCAGTTGCCGGTGTTCGGCCGGTAGGATTTCGCGGTCCCGGATACAGCCTCTCACCGACCGTGCTCGAAGTTCTCGCCGAGCGCGGATACGAATACGATTGTTCGACGCTCCCGACATACATCGCACCGCTCGCGCGTGCCTACTATTTTTTCAGGTCGCCCGAGATGTCGGACGAGGAGCGCGAGAAACGAAAAAAACTATTCGGGAAGTTCTCCGACGGGTTTCAAAGCCTGAAGCCGTACAGATGGAAGATCGGCGAGCGATCGATCACCGAAATTCCGGTGACGACGCTTCCGCTTTTCAAAACGCCGGTCCACGCGAGTTACCTGATCTATCTTTCGACGTTTTCGAAGTTTGCGGCGCGCGCTTACTGGAGAACGGCGCTTGCAATGTGCAAGGCAACCGGGACGGAACCGAGTCTGCTGCTTCATCCGCTCGACTTCCTGTCAGGCGAGGACGCGCCCGAACTCAAGTTTTTTCCGGCTATGGATCTGGCGATCGAGAAGAAACTGGAGTTTGTCAGCGAGATGCTCGAAAGCTACACCAATAGTTTTTCGGTAACGACGATGCGTGAACACGCCCGAGTCGCGTCGGAGCGCGACCTGCGCGTGAGGTATGAGTAA